The genomic segment AGATCACGACGGCCCGTACGTCGTCGCGGTCGGTGAGCTCCCCGGCCAGCTCTCGCAGCCGGTCCTGGGTGGCGATGTCCAGGGCGTTCATCGGCGGGCGGTCCAGGCGGACGGTGGCGACGCCCTCGGCGACCTCAAGGTTCACAGTCATGCCCGCAGGTTAGCGGCCGTTCACGGGGGAGGGCCCGGTGCGCTTGGTCACAGCCGGCACGGACGCCGCCGTGTGACCGTGCCCGCACCGGGCCCTCCGCCGTTCACCGCCTGCCGCACGCTCCGGCTACTGCGGGGCCTTCCACTCGTCCCAGTCCATGTTCCAGCCGTTGAGGCCGTTGTCCGGCTGGATCTGCTTGTCCTTCGAGTTCTTCACGATCACGACGTCGCCCAGGAGCGAGTTGTCGAAGAACCAGGCCGCGGGGGTGGACTTGACGCCGCCGCCCCGCGCGTCGAAGAGACCGACGCAGCCGTGGCTGACGTTGGCGGAGCCGAACGTGGACTGCCCGGCCCAGTAGTTGCCGTGGATGAAGGTGCCCGAGGTGGAGAGCCGCATGGCGTGCGAGACGTCCTCGATGTCGTACTCGCCGCCGAAGCCGACCGTGGCGCCGTCCATCCGCGTCATCTTGTGCTTCTCGCTGATCACCATCTGCCCGTTGTACGTGGGCGTGGCGGGGGCGCCGGCCGTGATCGGCAGGGTCTTGATCGCCTTGCCGTCCCGCTCGACCGTCATCTTCTTGGTCTTGACGTCGACGACGCTGACCTGGCTGCGGCCGACGGTGAACTTCACGGTCTTGGACTGCTCGCCGTAGACCCCGGGGCGGCCCTCGACACCGTCCAGGTTGAGCTTGAGCGTCACCTTCGTGCCCTTGGCCCAGTACTTCTCCGGCCGGAAGTCCAGCCGGTCGTTGCCGAACCAGTGGCCCTCGACGGGCACCGACGGGCTGGCCTCGACCTCGATGGCCCGCTCCACGGCGGCCGGGTCGGTGATGCCGCGGTTGAAGCGGATCGACACCGGCATCCCGACGCCGACCGTGGAGCCGTTCTCCGGTGTGAAGTAGCCGATGAAGGTGTTCTCCGGCACGAAGGTCGTGAAGCTCGCGTGCTCGGCGGCCTCCCGGCCCTCGGAGTCCTCGGCCACCGCGTCGACGCTGTACTCGGTGGCGGAGCCCAGGTGGCCGGTCGGCTTCCAGACGGTGCCGTTCGCGCTCACCTTGCCGGGGACCTTGTTCCCCTTGTCGTCCTTGACCGTGACGGAGGTCAGCTTCCCCTTGTCCGCCGTCACCTTGAGCACCCCGTTGGTCACCACATCGTCGGTGCCGTCCTTGGGCGTGATCTTCACTACGGCCCGGGAGGGCTTGGTGTCCACCGAGCCGGCCTTGCCGTCCTGCCCGCTGTCCGCCTTCTTGTCCTCACCGCACGCACCGACCGCCAGGACCAGCAGGCCGGCCGCCAGAACCCCCGATATCCGCCGCGTCTTCACTATTGTCTCCCCTCACGCGGCCGTCCACCCCATGGACCGGACCGCATCCCCCGCGCGCGACGAACAGCGCGCATGCCGATGAGCAAACCACAGAGGAGGTCACGGTGGACCGCCCCGCCGTGTCACGGATCCGTCCCAAAAGCCGAGATGGCGCCGGTACGTGAGGGCCGCGCGCCGAGCGGGCAGACATGCACGGAGGGGCCACGGCGCCCGGGGCGCGGAGGGGCGCCGCGCGCACCCGTTCACGCCGTGTCCCGCCAGGGCCCTCCCGGCCGCGCACGCCGCGGCGGGAGGCATGCCGCGAGCCGCCGGAGGCCAGGACGTGTCGAGCGCAGCCGAGGAGCAGGAGGAGCGCCGGCCGGAGCGGGCGGAGGGCTCCGCGCCGCCGTCCGCCGTGAACGGGCACCGGCGCTCCGGCACACGGGCCTCCGTACCGGCGCCGCCGGTGTGGCCGGGGAGCCCCGCGCCGCTGGGTGCGCGCTTCCACACCGGGCCGGGGGGTGTGCCGGGCACCAACTTCGCCCTCTGGGCGGGCGGCGCGGAGGCCGTGGACGTCTGCCTGTTCGACGACGACGGGCGGGAGGTCCGGCATCCGCTGACCGAGCTGACCCATGAGATCTGGCACGGTTTCCTCCCCGGGGTGCGGCCGGGGCAGCGGTACGGCTTCCGGGTGCACGGCCGCTGGGACCCGTGGACGGGGGCCCGCTGGAATCCGGCCAAGCTGCTGCTCGACCCGTACGCCCGCGCGGTGGACGGGGACTTCGGCCCTCCGC from the Streptomyces xinghaiensis S187 genome contains:
- a CDS encoding L,D-transpeptidase, whose translation is MKTRRISGVLAAGLLVLAVGACGEDKKADSGQDGKAGSVDTKPSRAVVKITPKDGTDDVVTNGVLKVTADKGKLTSVTVKDDKGNKVPGKVSANGTVWKPTGHLGSATEYSVDAVAEDSEGREAAEHASFTTFVPENTFIGYFTPENGSTVGVGMPVSIRFNRGITDPAAVERAIEVEASPSVPVEGHWFGNDRLDFRPEKYWAKGTKVTLKLNLDGVEGRPGVYGEQSKTVKFTVGRSQVSVVDVKTKKMTVERDGKAIKTLPITAGAPATPTYNGQMVISEKHKMTRMDGATVGFGGEYDIEDVSHAMRLSTSGTFIHGNYWAGQSTFGSANVSHGCVGLFDARGGGVKSTPAAWFFDNSLLGDVVIVKNSKDKQIQPDNGLNGWNMDWDEWKAPQ